AATGATGAttagaaaatcttttattttttcatccattGACAATTGATCATCTGAATGGTAATTCTCTAAACTGAGAGCTGAACTGCTGGCAGGGAGACTAACTTGTTTTGTCTGTTAGACTCTTGCTAGAAAGAATAAACCAGTCCACCTTTAAATTTAAGAAACACAAAGGTTTTGATGCTTATTATGCCAACActttttcacattcatttcaTATTCAACTACTTCATGAGGTAAGTACTACGTTGTTTCCAAAAATGGGGAAATTAAGGCTCTGAGATGATCGAAAATGATCAAACCACCTATCTAGTAAGAGGCATAGCCAGCATTAGAATTCAGATCTTACTTAAAAGCACatgacttaaaattaaaaaaaaaaaagtttactattaatataaatgtaatatcaatacttgctgctgctgctaagtcgcttcagtcatgtctgacgctatgcgaccccatagacggcagaccatcaggctcccccatccctgggattctccaggccagaacactggagtgggttgccatttccttctccaatgcatcaaagtgaaaagtgaaagtgaagtcgctcagccatatcggactcttagagaccccatggactgcagcctaccaggctcctccgtccatgggacttcccaggcaagagtactggagtggggtgccattgccttaatatTTGGAAAAGTagtaggaagaaggaaaatgaactCATGATTCTGATTTCCAGGGGAAGTCACATCAACATTTTCATATACTCTTTCCAGTCTTTCTAATGTGTGAATTGTTAAATATGTGTGAACACATGGCGTATCAAAATAGATGtatcactgttttaaaaattagcatcTTCTGATTGTAAAAGCTAAGTGCACGCATTATAGAAAACCTGGCAAATACTGACATGCACTAAAGGAATTAAAGTCACCTAGAATCCCATTAGCCAAAAAATCCCCacaattaatattttcatatattcttttagTCTCTttctatcagttttttttttaacatagttaAATATGTGGCTCATAATGTACAAGATTTTTAACTatagttatgggcttccctggtagctcagctggtaaagaatccgcctgaaatgcagaagaccctggattgattcctgggttgggaggatcccctggagaagggatgggctacccactccagtgttcttgggcttctctggtggctcaaacggtaaagaatctgcctgcaaagggggagacccaagttcaatccctgggttgggaagatcccctggaggagggcatggcaacccagtccaggattcttgtctggagaatccccatggacagaggagcctggtgggctgcagtccatggggttgcagagttggacatgactgagcgaccaagtaCAGTACAGAACACAGGTCTGCATGGATAATGACAAGGCGGAGGTTAGTGACAGATAGTATTTGCCACTTACATTATTCAAcagggtttttttggccacatggcttgGTTTccaaccaggagttgaacctgtgcccccttcagtggaaTCATGGAGTCCTAACCCTGATTAGGACTTTTCCTAGCCAGGATATTCCCTTCAACAGCTTTGTAAGTGTGTCTATTCATAGAGCCATCAAAGTATCTATAATCCTTAAAGCCTGTGTTAAGTTTCTACCAAGGAGAATCCTGATATGGATCACCaggttttttgtgggttttttttggtaTCCAAGTGGGTATAAACCATTTACATAAGAATACTCCACGTATAAAGCTTTCACTCTGATGTAAAAGCCCTTCTAAAAAAGGGGAGACAACAGTTGTAGTCTGATGAAAAGGTTTTAGTATCTTACAATGAAAAATACATCATGTGCCTTAAACAACTGGCACACCTGAATTTACATAAAAGAGGCTTAACAAGAAAATGAGGCTTGACTGACAGTGGCTCAAGGAAGTTCTAAATGGTGTTTAACAGACTGGATCTTATGATAGTATCATCTCAAAGCATTTATTATCAAAACAAAaacttcagttatacataaagtAATAAACCTTTACAAGAGCTGTTAAGGAAAAGTGGCTGTGTAAGTCTGCACACAATTGCTGAGggcaaagagcaaaggagaacTCCAGTCGGAATGTGGATTATGTTCATACAGCTTGCTCCTGATTTAAACACTCATGACACATTGGATGAACTGCAAGAGAGAAACCAGTGTTACACTGCAGACCCCAGAACATGGAATACACCCCTGCTTATTTTTACGCAGCTTCCATTTTCGTACTCATTTAAactgtgagttaaaaaaaaatagttttaaaaataagagtaaatgATGGATGGAAAGGTTCATTTCTTGAAGCACCCTGATATGAAATCCAGAGGGTTTCCTCACATCAAACCTTCTTATAGGAAGCTGATGCTACCTTAATGcataaagaattatttaaattccAAATTAATATCTCACTCTAAATGTGATCATGATCAAAGGCACCTACTCACAATATAAATAACAGTGGAATTTATACTGTTCTGGCCCATGGGAACTTCAGAGCTGCAGTCTCACCCCACTATTCTACCAGACTgcctttaaaatagtttattcctttaaaatctgctgaattaaaatattcatgtGTGTCAGTATATGGACAGAAACTGTTCAGAAAAGCGTGACAAAAACAGAATCTCTGGTCCTTCTCCAGTAATTCAGAAACCTGAGTGTGCAAGCACCAGTTCTTTGCTGTGAAGTTTGCTTCACTATCAAACACACAGCAATAATTTCTGCTCCTGTTCTCAGTTTTCTTTGGCTTTCTTCCCCCACCAGCGAGGCCCTAGACACTGCTAATTCCTACAGCATTCCTGCAAGGACCAGCTGACGCTCCCTCTTTCAGGGAAAAGGGAACTTGGTCAGGACATTCAGATAGACGTCCTTTAAGTGGCCCCGCGAGAGGCCGTAGCCTGTGCACTTTCCACCCCACAGGCTGCCTCTCCATCCTTGGAAATAAAGCGGGACTGTTACCTGAGAAGTTAATGCACACTGAGGGAATACACCTTTAAGCAaaagaagtaaatatatttaCGCAACAGCCTTTTAAAAGTGTACTCGtaactgcagctgctgctaaacCGAAAATATGTGCATGTTCGTATTTTGAAATGGAGAAACCTTTTAGTTATCACAGTGATGTCCATTCTAAAAGTGGTTTATCAATGGCTGAACAAAAACTGGAGATGCACCCAAACATCTCCCCACCTGTGCTGTGTCTATCCAACCAAGGCCAACAAAGATAGCACGTGGTTATGCTCACACTGGTTATGTGTCTGTATCCTGACGCATTTAGTGTGGCTGTACagtaaatacagttttaaattatGACTTAAGTTTGTGCCTTTTGTCCTCAATGAAGAACACAAATGTGCCAAGTGCAGCTTCGATCCATGCAAGTTATTTCTCAATGACAGAGGTGATTTATGTAAAGGAGACAAAAGTAGATGTAACATCTGCGTGGTAGTGTTTTTCAAGGACATTTCTTATTGAAATCTCACAACAGTCTAGTGAAGACAGCATTATTATTCTTTCCTCAAATAGTCTCTGAGCAATGAAAAACCTGCCTAAGTGATCCAGCCAATCAGTGAGAAAAGCTGGGCCTTGACCTCGGTTGTTTAATGCAACAAACAGTGGTCAATGGATAAGACAAATAAATGACATTAATAAATTTTGGATGGTGACTCCTGATCATGTAAGCCTTAACTGCTCTGGGATCCTTAAGATGCTCTAAAGAGCCAGCTTCAAAGGGATGCCCAATTGCTGTACATCTCTTTTACTCAGTTACGAATTTACTCAGACTTACATCATCATATGGGAAATTCACTACACCTTGCTGAGCAGTATCCCGTCTTCGAAAGCTGTCTGTAAAACCCAACAGTAAAATTTATTAGCTTTTTTAGAACATCTGAAATCATAATAGTTAATTGTTAGCACTGAGTTTCAAATGTAGTAACAAATTGTATAACCAACCAACAGAGACAAAAGGCCAAAGCAAAGAAGTCAACTGTAGcaatatgaataaatttaatatGCAGCCAAGTAACACAGCAAGCAGAAGTTGGCCAACTGTCTTTCCCAACCTGGAGTTGGAAGAAAAGGCCTTATCCCAAAGTCAGTAAAAGCTGCACAACTTCTGAGGCCATTCCTTAATTGTGATGGAAGTACAGAATTTCAGACTTTTTAACAAAGATATGTTAAGAAACAGatgcttctccagtggctcagccataaccacctgcaatgcaggagatgcaggtttgatccccgggttgggaagaacccctggaggagggaatggcaacccactccagttttcttgcctggagaatcccacggacagagaagcctagtagactacagtccatagcgtcacaaagagttagacatgactgagtgcacacacacagatggatgGTGTCCTTAATATGACAAACAGCTATGATCAAGTACTCCATCCATTTGAGCTTTGTCCTACTAAGTGAAAAGGatttacttagaaaaaaaaagaatctgccctcaaatTTGTCAGGatgcaaaaaaattataaaaccataCATTAAAAAGggtaaaagaactaaagaaaggaatggaacaggaaaaaacatacaaaggaaagaaaaagaggagagagaaaagtagAGATTACTGATACAGCCTCATTTGAGAAGGACATCTGAAACACAGACCACCACTTTAAATTACTCTCCAACAGGAGTAATTAGGAAGGAGGGCTACTGATGggtaatttcacttttttcaagtAGTTCACGTTCTAGGGAGAAATCACAGAATACTGCTCATACTCTAACCAAAAATTTCCCAATTAGTTTGGTACACTTATGTTATAGAACACTAAAGTAAAGTTTAGTTAggatttctttcttccctcctgagCCGCTCAGCTCTccaggtcttagttccctgaccaaggcttAAACCCAGGTCCTGGCAGTAAAAGCaccgtcctaaccactggactgccagggaatttagTTAGGATCATTTTAACAGCAGGTTACTTAATATGTGGGAAAAATTTCTGAGGAAACAGAATTATTTGCCAGGCCTGCTAATAGCAATCTCAAAGCACACACCTGTTAGAGCTCGCAGCTTGACACAACAGGCGATGTAATCATCGAAGGTGATCTTTCCATTGGTACTGTATCGTTTTGCAATTGAATTCACAGCCTGGGGACTCAACCTAAAtcctgaaaggaagaaaaagcatccagcaaaaaaagaaaaagaaaaaaaattccaatttcaaggattaaaagaaaaacattaaaaataattttaagcccAATTTTTTAGGAGAGGGCTCATTTAAATTATGGATAGGTGCTATTTCTATAAATAGAAACATAGTACTtagttttataaattaaacaaaaaaacaaaaccaaaaagctaCTAGTGAACAGAGATGGAATCAGTCATACCCACCCATTGTTGTCAGGGCCTTCTGCAATTCTTGGGGATCCACTGTTCCACTCCTATCACTGTCGAAACTGATAAAGTGTTGTCTCCAGCCATTCAGTACAGCCCAGAGTTCTTTAAATTCATTGAAACCCATTGTGCCTGACATGTCTCTCTGAACTGTAATCAAGGATTAGAGCATCTTTATTTTGCAACATTTTCTAATGATTAAATCAAAGATCAAGGATAAGGGAATTTAATGTTCtttctgctgaaaaaaaaaagtacattcttTTGGGCATGACAGGACAAAAAGATActctttttgtatatattttatttttatgatataaaaataaaggcCTATGGAGAAAAAGCTCTGAGTACGTATTTTCCGTGAGGGAAAGAGATCATCTATACGCGTGACTACAAGGAAATTAAAAGGCCATGTGAGCTACCGGTAACAACCAAAGTGGTCTGCACTTTCCGGGTGGTCCAGGCTATGCTGCTTACCCTTCTGTCCAGGGTCCTCTTTAGCCCTGATATTCCCAAGGCAAGGCCTTCCAGacccactgttttcacttttggaAAATGAGGTGGGATGAAGGCACCATACCATCAGCAGTAACTAAACTAGTCCAACAACCATGATACGAAAAATCCCATTGCTTGAAGGTCAGTGTGACTCATGCAGGGTAATCAATGTCACAGCAAAAAAGCTGCCTTGACTGCTCTGGTTTCTATACTTGTTTGTTTATGATGCTTCCTCAAATTCTTAAATAACAAATGTTCTGCTTATTAAACTTCCTTCCTTTTGCACACCAAGTGACATCTTAAAAGCTAATgattttggaaaacttttctGTGGTCATTTTTCACTTTGTGTTTACTGAATATTAGTTCTTAGACAAATTccttcaaggtttttttttttttttttaattcagaaaaaaatactctAGACTGCCATCAAGGTAAAGGATACATCCAGCATTGAAACCATAAGCCGGCAAGTCTCCAGGTTAAAAGCTGTTAAATCAAGAAAAGCACATACATATTAATATGATTTCAAAAATTCACATTATGTTGGATACATTCAAAGTAATAGGAATGTGATTATTTATACACTTTTATTCTTACATGCTGCTCAATTTATGTAAAACTAAATTCATGGAGCTTTGAAGTAGGCTTATTTTCTAGATAGAACTTCCAGAAcccaaatttgattttaaaaaatttaatagaaatctttttttaaaaaaaagtatggcctaggagggaggagggttcaggatggggagcacatgtatacctgtgacggattcattttgagatttggcaaaactaatacaattatgtaaagtttaaaaataaaataaaattaaaaaaaaaagtatggccTAGTACTGTTAATATTTTTAGGTGTGATTCATGGCTTTTAAGTTGGGGGATAAAAGTGTTcttatctttaagaaaaatatgcaCTGAAGTTATCAGTAGGTAGAATAATGTTAAGAGATCTGGAAtctgctttaaaagaaaatgggTAGGTTTATAGATAAAACAAGAAGAGCAACACATTGATAACTGTTGATGCTGACGGATGGGTACGGAGGAGTTCACTGTATAATTATCTGTAtttttgcatgctgctgctgcatcacttcagtcgtgtccgactttgtgcgaccccatagacagcagcccgccagggttccccgtctctgggattctccaggcaagaacactggagtgggttgccatttccttctccaatgcatgaaagtgaaaagtgaaagtgaagttgctcagtcgtgtccgactcttagcgaccccatggactgcagcctaccaggctcttccgtccatgggattttccaggcaaaagtactggagtggggtgccattgccttctctgaggcttACAGTTTCCTATAACATAGTTTATAAAAGGTATTATACTCTTTTTCGCCTTTGAAACTGTTATATAGTGAGTTCAATCCACCATAATGAACCACAATGTATTATATCCACCACAGTGAATGGGTGGATCCAGTTGCTTTGTTCCTACGCACAGTTGACTTTAGTTGGTTTTGCTAGCTCTGTGTAGatcatttgtttctctttcttttccctttaatgtCAGACATTGAATGGTCACCTCCTCCCCCAAATTGCCTATGGCCTCTTTTTATAGACAATAAATATGCTTGCTAGAATTGTGAGTCAAAGGAGAGCATTCTGGGCTAAGACCGGATGACCCACTCAGTGAAAGCCATTGTTCAGAAGCCTTTTCAGTTTACTCAGGGCTCAAGGGTGATCTGAGGGTATTTCCACGCCTCACTTAGACAACCAAACTAGAACACACTTGTTGGTTTATGGCCTAATAGTACTCTACCTGAGtagcaacaaattaaaaataaagaattccttGCGTCTTACCAAGACTGAGGGAGTAGTCTTAGGTTCAAAGAAGCTGTAAAGctaggaggaggaagggacaagGCTCATGTGGGCAAGGCCAGCATGAATTCCACAAGGCTGTTGACATGTACACAGAGTTAACATTATTTACCGCTGTTACCAGCTTCATTTGAATCTTTAACCAAAGTGAACTTAAAACACTAGGCTAACTCTTATTGCTGTAATGTTTCCAAATGTTACAAACTACAGGTTTCCTACTTTTAATAGATTCATGTGTTTGGCATAGCTTAGAACCCTGAAACAAAAGGTTggagactgtttctgttttggtccCTTAATCTCCATCTGATCCACAGAGATAATTCTTGGAGGTGAGAAAAGGCAAcacttttttttaacactttaaaaagagTTGCTTGATTCTTTGTTGTGTTTTTAAGTTGTGTGGAGGTATGAAGTCTCTCTAGTCTAGACCAGAGGTTTTCAATCCTGAGCACTTACAAGAATCACCCAAAAgctttaaaagaccctgatatctGGGCTATACTACAGaacaataattattaattttttagctTTACTAAGATATGATTGGCAtacaacattgtgtaagtttaaggtgtacaatgtaatgGTTTGATGAATGTATATAATGACTGTAAGGTTAATTACCATATGTATCACCTCACATAGCTACCTTTGATGCatgtggtgagaacttttaagatctactctcttaacaacttttgtTAAAGTATAGTTAGCATCACCACAGAACGATTAGATCAGAATCTGACCATGGGAATCAGGCATTAGTTTAAATGGACACTTCTGATTTACACTGATAATTAGAAGTAATGTATAATCCCTTAGGTAAATACCAATCTTTCTTAAGTCAAAATACAAATaagggtatatatgtattttttttttccattttaggaaGTCTCCCATACTCATTAATTCATCAAATGCCTATTAAGTACTCCTGGTGTGCAGGGCTCAGGATACCAGGGACACTGGAGGTAACAACTGTGAAACTGGATCCTGCCCTGGCTGACCGTTTGAAGTCTTGTGcacagggtggtggtggtttagttgctaagtcatgtccgactcttgccaccccatgaactgtagcctgccagggtcctctgtccatgggattctccagacaagaatactggagtgggctgccatttcctacaggGTAGAAGAGGGTAAGCCATAATGGAGACACCAAAAACTACCAGATCTTGAAGTGTGAGAGGCTCCTTCATGTTGAAACAAAGACTTGATAGAAGAGGTAACATTTAAGCCAAGTTGTGAATGACAGGAAAGATTTGGGATATCTGGAGACAGTCATGTAAAGCCGGGGACCTGCACAAGCAAGGAAAGAAGCAGTGAAGTCCAGACAGGCAAAGAAGCGGGGAGAAAGTGTTGGGGGAGCTGGGCATCGGGGACTCAATTCCTAATAAGCTGTCTAACTTCTGTTTTATATGGGCACCATGGAGCTACTCAGGATTTTTAAGAGGAAGAGAGTGACAGGTTAGAGTTCTTTGTTAGAACAGAAATCTGGTCTGAGAAGGGAGGGACTGAGATGGGCaggaacaaaggagaaaattCACTATTCTGGGCAGGCAGTTCTGATGAGTTAGAACACTGACATCTTATTAGTTTGGGTGAGAAGAACTcctgttcatttctcttttttctccagaAAGAGTTTTTACTAATGCTAatcctattttaaataatgccaatttaaataatttaaataatgctaaccctattttaaataatttcaaagagCAACTTCCCTCATCAACACCTCCTCTATGCGTGACTGCTCCCTCTTAACCTGGTTAGGATACCAtgcactgtgtgtgctcagtcgtgttcttcTTTTTGTggcctcgtggactgtagcctgccaggctcctctgtctatggcattttccaggcaagaaaagaagATGCCATAGGTTTTACTGTCTCCCACGTCCCCATCTGTGCTTTTTGGTTTGGAAGCTGGGTTGAAAAAGACCAATGGCTACATAACTTCTCCATTACAACACTCACTCTGACACTCACAAACAGGATGGTTTTGTGGGTCATTACagtctcatggagaaggaaatggcaacccactccagtattcttgcctgggaaatcgtatggacacagaagcctggcgggttcagtccacaggatcacaaatggtcggacacgactgaagcaacgtagcatgcAGGCACAGCCTTCATAACGAGATGACAGCAAGCAGATTAATCACACAGTTCAGGTGATAGGTATGTCCTTTCGGTAACCCGGTGATCTAAGGTCATTACTAAATGTGGCTTTCTCAAAGGAAATTTCTAAAGGGACTGCTCTACAGGAATACACTGCCCACTTTGTTAGATTTTAAAACTGGCCACACCTCTTCCACCGAGCAGAAGTAGAGTAATAGTCTGTATTGTGACATAGCTAATTTGTGGAAACCCTGCTATTAGATCTCCTTTGTTCACCAGCCCCAACTGCTTGAGGTTAATAATTTAAATGTACTACCTACAATagtgtaaaaaaaacaaaacaatccctAATGGAGAAAAGGGCTTCTTTTGTGTAGGACCAGTAGGACCAGAGTAAATAACAGAAATCCAAAAGGTTTCTATTTTAATTCCCACAACTAGGAAATAGTGATTGGATACtaaattcataaaacaaaggATAATAAAAATGGATATGCTGatagtttaaaaaagagaaacacataGTAACTATGCCCTGTCAAACAGTCAAAAATGGCCACTACAGGTCCACAGGTGTGAATTCtagtttgtgggttttttgtttgtttgcttgtctgttttttggccatgctgaacggcttgtggaatcttatttccccaaacagggattgaacctgggtctatcGCAGTGAAAGCCTGGATCCCTAATCACCAGACTGTCAGGAAATCCCCTAGTTCGAATGTTTTAATTCACAACTTACCAAGAAGTTGAGGCTTTAATTTGATATTCTGTCTCAATTAACAGCAGGCAAAGAAGGTGGTAGGTCATGCATATCAGCCAAGACGCTGTTCTATCATGGTAAAGATATGATTTGAAGGGAAGCATGTGGTATGTGTGGGATAATGAGAAGGCCCCTGCCAGGAATGAGCATTCTGGTAAGAGTTCCCTCTCTGCAGCTCGTGCAGAATTCAAAAGGAAGGAAGTGGGTATAAGCACAGGGGGAAGTCTATGAGGAACTAGGGGGCAGCGGGAAGAAGGACTAGTATAAAGAGTTTAGAAATTAGGAAGGGTACGTCTTACTTAGCCTGATGTAGAAAGAGCAAAGAGCTGGGAGATGTCAAGGTGAGCATTCATGCTGCCAGGAGCTGAGAGCAGGAGTGTATACCTGGCTCCTTGAGGACTAGGGCTGGGGGACTGGGCACTTGTGAAAAGGGAGGGTAGGACCAACTACTCAGAACTAGGGATGCAGAACAGGTCACCCTGGGACCAGGTGCCAAGCACCGGCCACCGAAAGCCCTAAGTGACACCACGTTTGAGCCAGAATAAGCTCCTGGCAAACAGGGAGCAGCAAATGTTAGCTCCTATCATTAATGACACCTGACCTGGAGGATTTCATTTCAGCACCTTACCTCGTTTTCTGAGGAGGAGGCCACATGTCTTATTGGTGTGAATGGTTCCAGACACCCGGAACCCAGATCCAAGACACCCACTAAACTGGTGGGTAGTGTGGGATGATTCAGTAAGAACTATCTTCAAACGAGCAttttgaaatacaaaagaaataaatccagCTTCTGAAATTCTTAACTTTGCCATTTCAGAAACTCTCAGATTTCTTGAAGGCTTTAATAATCACAAGTGACATCTGAAACACAAGAGATTTCCGAGACACTTTGGGGCTGCTAACTCACGTTTGTATCCTCCAGCAATGCCCGACTGTGTCAGGCATCTTTGCAGTTCATCAGCATCTATTTGTCCatccttttggaaaaaaaaaaaaaaaacaggaaaaggattTACAGGAGTGACTTGTACCTTCCAGTTCTTTGTTTACATTCAGCATTCAGTATACcattaataataaagaaaatgaatattatcACGCATGAGACTTTAATAGATGCCTTTCAAAAGTAGGCATTCTTTTTCTTCACTCTACTTCCCCAAACAATAAgttacagaaagaaaggaaactgttCAAGGTTCTCCCACAAATGGATAATTAAGGACATATACCAAAAATACCTTTCTTAGTACCTAG
This DNA window, taken from Bos indicus isolate NIAB-ARS_2022 breed Sahiwal x Tharparkar chromosome 4, NIAB-ARS_B.indTharparkar_mat_pri_1.0, whole genome shotgun sequence, encodes the following:
- the SRI gene encoding sorcin isoform X1; translated protein: MAYPGHPGAGGGYYAGGYGGAPGGPAFPGQTQDPLYGYFAAVAGQDGQIDADELQRCLTQSGIAGGYKPFNLETCRLMVSMLDRDMSGTMGFNEFKELWAVLNGWRQHFISFDSDRSGTVDPQELQKALTTMGFRLSPQAVNSIAKRYSTNGKITFDDYIACCVKLRALTDSFRRRDTAQQGVVNFPYDDFIQCVMSV
- the SRI gene encoding sorcin isoform X2; this encodes MQYGGAPGGPAFPGQTQDPLYGYFAAVAGQDGQIDADELQRCLTQSGIAGGYKPFNLETCRLMVSMLDRDMSGTMGFNEFKELWAVLNGWRQHFISFDSDRSGTVDPQELQKALTTMGFRLSPQAVNSIAKRYSTNGKITFDDYIACCVKLRALTDSFRRRDTAQQGVVNFPYDDFIQCVMSV